The following proteins are co-located in the Callithrix jacchus isolate 240 chromosome 10, calJac240_pri, whole genome shotgun sequence genome:
- the MAP4K2 gene encoding mitogen-activated protein kinase kinase kinase kinase 2 isoform X3, protein MALLRDVSLQDPRDRFELLQRVGAGTYGDVYKARDTVTSELAAVKIVKLDPGDDISSLQQEITILRECRHPNVVAYIGSYLRNDRLWICMEFCGGGSLQEIYHATGPLEERQIAYVCREALKGLHHLHSQGKIHRDIKGANLLLTIQGDVKLADFGVSGELTASVAKRRSFIGTPYWMAPEVAAVERKGGYNELCDVWALGITAIELGELQPPLFHLHPMRALMLMSKSSFQPPKLRDKARWTQNFHHFLKLALTKNPKKRPTAEKLLQHPFTTQQLPRALLTQLLDKASDPHLGTPSPEDCELETYDMFPDTIHSRGQHGPAERTPSEIQFHQVKFGAPRRKETDPLNEPWEEEWTLLGKEDLSGSLLQSVQEALEERSLTIRSVSEFQVPHGKRLELGSRPLQRVRLEWDAVTGRPANGQTGPCPSCQELDSPDDAMGTIKRAPFLGPLPPEPPAEEPLSSPQGPNSPPLLPTAWATMKQREDPERSSCHGLPPTPKVHMGACFSKVFNGCPLRIHAAVTWIHPVTRDQFLVVGAEEGIYTLNLHELHEDTLEKLISHRCSWLYCVNNVLLSLSGKSTHIWAHDLPGLFEQRRLQQQAPLSIPTNRLTQRIIPRRFALSTKIPDTKGCLQCRVVRNPYTGATFLLAALPASLLLLQWYEPLQKFLLLKNFSSPLPSPAGMLEPLVLDGKELPQVCVGAEGPEGPGCRVLFHVLPLEAGLTPDILVPPEGIPGSAQQVIQVDRDTVLVSFERCVRIVNMQGEPTATLAPELTFDFPIETVVCLQDSVLAFWSHGMQGRSLDTNECPPPSSQVTQEITDETRIFRVLGAHRDIILESIPTDNPGAHSNLYILTGHQSTY, encoded by the exons CTCCAGCAGGAAATCACCATTCTGCGTGAGTGCCGCCACCCCAATGTGGTGGCCTACATTGGCAGCTACCTCAG gaatGACCGCTTGTGGATCTGCATGGAGTTCTGTGGAGGGGGCTCCTTGCAGGAGATTTACCATG CCACTGGGCCCCTGGAGGAGCGGCAGATTGCCTACGTCTGCCGAGAGGCACTGAAG GGGCTCCACCACCTGCATTCTCAGGGGAAGATCCACAGAGACATCAAG GGAGCCAACCTTCTCCTCACTATCCAGGGAGATGTCAAGCTGG CTGACTTTGGGGTGTCAGGCGAGCTGACAGCATCTGTGGCCAAGAGGAGGTCTTTCATTGGGACTCCCTACTG GATGGCTCCGGAGGTGGCGGCCGTGGAGCGCAAAGGTGGCTACAACGAGCTGTGTGATGTCTGGGCCCTGGGCATCACCGCCATTGAGCTGGGCGAGCTGCAGCCGCCTCTGTTCCACCTGCACCCCATGAG GGCCCTGATGCTCATGTCGAAGAGCAGCTTCCAGCCGCCCAAACTGAGAGATAAGGCTCGCTG GACCCAGAATTTCCACCACTTCCTCAAGCTGGCTCTGACCAAAAATCCCAAGAAGAGGCCGACAGCAGAGAAGCTCCTGCAG CACCCATTCACAACCCAGCAGCTCCCTCGGGCCCTCCTCACACAGCTGCTGGACAAAGCCAGTGACCCTCATCTGGGAACCCCCTCCCCTGAGGACTGTGAGCTGGAG ACCTACGACATGTTTCCAGACACCATTCACTCCCGGGGGCAGCACGGCCCAGCTGAGAGGACCCCTTCGGAGATCCAGT TTCACCAGGTGAAATTTGGCGCCCCACGCAGGAAGGAAACAGACCCACTGAATGAGCCG TGGGAAGAAGAGTGGACACTATTGGGAAAGGAAGATCTGAGTGG GAGCCTGCTGCAGTCGGTCCAGGAAGCCCTGGAGGAAAG GAGCCTGACCATCCGGTCAGTCTCAGAATTCCAGGTGCCACACGGAAAGAGGCTGGAGCTGGGATCCAGGCCGTTGCAGAGGGTGCGATTGGAGTGGGATGCGGTCACAGGACGACCTGCTAACGGCCAGACCGGGCCCTGCCCCTCCTGCCAGGAGCTGGACTCCCCAGACGATGCCATGGGAACCATCAAGCGGGCCCCGTTCCTGGGGCCACTGCCCCCTGAGCCTCCAGCTGAGGAGCCTCTGTCTAGTCCCCAAG gccCCAACAGTCCCCCACTGCTGCCCACGGCCTGGGCCACCATGAAGCAGCGGGAGGATCCTGAG aggTCGTCCTGCCACGGACTCCCCCCAACGCCCAAGGTGCAC ATGGGCGCCTGCTTCTCCAAGGTCTTTAACGGCTGCCCCCTGCGGATCCATGCTGCTGTCACTTGGATTCACCCTGTGACTCGGG ACCAGTTCCTGGTGGTGGGGGCCGAGGAGGGCATCTACACTCTCAACCTGCATGAACTGCATGAGGATACGCTGGAGAAG CTGATTTCACACCGCTGCTCCTGGCTCTACTGCGTGAACAACGTGCTGCTGTCACTCTCAG GGAAGTCCACGCACATCTGGGCCCATGACCTCCCAGGCCTGTTTGAGCAGCGGAGACTACAGCAACAGGCTCCCCTTTCCATCCCCACCAACCGCCTCACCCAGCGCATCATCCCCAG GCGCTTTGCTCTGTCCACCAAGATTCCTGACACCAAAGGCTGCTTGCAGTGTCGTGTGG TGCGGAACCCCTACACGGGCGCCACCTTCCTGCTAGCCGCCCTGCCTGCCAGCCTGCTCCTGCTGCAGTGGTATGAGCCGCTGCAGAAGTTTCTGCTGCTGAAG AACTTCTCCAGCCCCCTGCCCAGCCCGGCTGGGATGCTGGAGCCGCTGGTGCTGGATGGGAAGGAGCTGCCGCAGGTGTGTGTGGGGGCTGAGGGGCCTGAGGGGCCTGGCTGCCGTGTCCTGTTCCATGTCCTGCCCCTGGAGGCTGGGCTGACACCTGACATCCTCGTCCCACCTG AAGGGATCCCAGGCTCGGCCCAGCAGGTGATCCAGGTGGACAGGGACACAGTCCTAGTCAGCTTTGAAC GCTGCGTGAGGATTGTCAACATGCAGGGTGAGCCCACAGCCACACTGGCGCCTGAGCTGACCTTTGACTTCCCCATTGAGACTGTGG TGTGCCTGCAGGACAGCGTGCTGGCCTTCTGGAGCCACGGGATGCAAGGCCGCAGCCTGGACACCAACGAG TGCCCCCCACCATCTTCCCAGGTGACCCAGGAGATCACAGATGAAACGAGGATCTTCCGAGTGCTTGGGGCCCACAG AGACATCATCCTGGAGAGCATTCCCACTGACAACCCAGGGGCGCACAGCAACCTCTACATCCTCACAGGCCACCAGAGCACCTACTGA
- the MAP4K2 gene encoding mitogen-activated protein kinase kinase kinase kinase 2 isoform X2: MALLRDVSLQDPRDRFELLQRVGAGTYGDVYKARDTVTSELAAVKIVKLDPGDDISSLQQEITILRECRHPNVVAYIGSYLRNDRLWICMEFCGGGSLQEIYHATGPLEERQIAYVCREALKGLHHLHSQGKIHRDIKGANLLLTIQGDVKLADFGVSGELTASVAKRRSFIGTPYWMAPEVAAVERKGGYNELCDVWALGITAIELGELQPPLFHLHPMRALMLMSKSSFQPPKLRDKARWTQNFHHFLKLALTKNPKKRPTAEKLLQHPFTTQQLPRALLTQLLDKASDPHLGTPSPEDCELETYDMFPDTIHSRGQHGPAERTPSEIQFHQVKFGAPRRKETDPLNEPWEEEWTLLGKEDLSGSLLQSVQEALEERSLTIRSVSEFQVPHGKRLELGSRPLQRVRLEWDAVTGRPANGQTGPCPSCQELDSPDDAMGTIKRAPFLGPLPPEPPAEEPLSSPQGTLPPPPPGPNSPPLLPTAWATMKQREDPERSSCHGLPPTPKVHMGACFSKVFNGCPLRIHAAVTWIHPVTRDQFLVVGAEEGIYTLNLHELHEDTLEKLISHRCSWLYCVNNVLLSLSGKSTHIWAHDLPGLFEQRRLQQQAPLSIPTNRLTQRIIPRRFALSTKIPDTKGCLQCRVVRNPYTGATFLLAALPASLLLLQWYEPLQKFLLLKNFSSPLPSPAGMLEPLVLDGKELPQVCVGAEGPEGPGCRVLFHVLPLEAGLTPDILVPPEGIPGSAQQVIQVDRDTVLVSFERCVRIVNMQGEPTATLAPELTFDFPIETVVCLQDSVLAFWSHGMQGRSLDTNEVTQEITDETRIFRVLGAHRDIILESIPTDNPGAHSNLYILTGHQSTY, translated from the exons CTCCAGCAGGAAATCACCATTCTGCGTGAGTGCCGCCACCCCAATGTGGTGGCCTACATTGGCAGCTACCTCAG gaatGACCGCTTGTGGATCTGCATGGAGTTCTGTGGAGGGGGCTCCTTGCAGGAGATTTACCATG CCACTGGGCCCCTGGAGGAGCGGCAGATTGCCTACGTCTGCCGAGAGGCACTGAAG GGGCTCCACCACCTGCATTCTCAGGGGAAGATCCACAGAGACATCAAG GGAGCCAACCTTCTCCTCACTATCCAGGGAGATGTCAAGCTGG CTGACTTTGGGGTGTCAGGCGAGCTGACAGCATCTGTGGCCAAGAGGAGGTCTTTCATTGGGACTCCCTACTG GATGGCTCCGGAGGTGGCGGCCGTGGAGCGCAAAGGTGGCTACAACGAGCTGTGTGATGTCTGGGCCCTGGGCATCACCGCCATTGAGCTGGGCGAGCTGCAGCCGCCTCTGTTCCACCTGCACCCCATGAG GGCCCTGATGCTCATGTCGAAGAGCAGCTTCCAGCCGCCCAAACTGAGAGATAAGGCTCGCTG GACCCAGAATTTCCACCACTTCCTCAAGCTGGCTCTGACCAAAAATCCCAAGAAGAGGCCGACAGCAGAGAAGCTCCTGCAG CACCCATTCACAACCCAGCAGCTCCCTCGGGCCCTCCTCACACAGCTGCTGGACAAAGCCAGTGACCCTCATCTGGGAACCCCCTCCCCTGAGGACTGTGAGCTGGAG ACCTACGACATGTTTCCAGACACCATTCACTCCCGGGGGCAGCACGGCCCAGCTGAGAGGACCCCTTCGGAGATCCAGT TTCACCAGGTGAAATTTGGCGCCCCACGCAGGAAGGAAACAGACCCACTGAATGAGCCG TGGGAAGAAGAGTGGACACTATTGGGAAAGGAAGATCTGAGTGG GAGCCTGCTGCAGTCGGTCCAGGAAGCCCTGGAGGAAAG GAGCCTGACCATCCGGTCAGTCTCAGAATTCCAGGTGCCACACGGAAAGAGGCTGGAGCTGGGATCCAGGCCGTTGCAGAGGGTGCGATTGGAGTGGGATGCGGTCACAGGACGACCTGCTAACGGCCAGACCGGGCCCTGCCCCTCCTGCCAGGAGCTGGACTCCCCAGACGATGCCATGGGAACCATCAAGCGGGCCCCGTTCCTGGGGCCACTGCCCCCTGAGCCTCCAGCTGAGGAGCCTCTGTCTAGTCCCCAAG GAACCttgcccccacctcctccaggccCCAACAGTCCCCCACTGCTGCCCACGGCCTGGGCCACCATGAAGCAGCGGGAGGATCCTGAG aggTCGTCCTGCCACGGACTCCCCCCAACGCCCAAGGTGCAC ATGGGCGCCTGCTTCTCCAAGGTCTTTAACGGCTGCCCCCTGCGGATCCATGCTGCTGTCACTTGGATTCACCCTGTGACTCGGG ACCAGTTCCTGGTGGTGGGGGCCGAGGAGGGCATCTACACTCTCAACCTGCATGAACTGCATGAGGATACGCTGGAGAAG CTGATTTCACACCGCTGCTCCTGGCTCTACTGCGTGAACAACGTGCTGCTGTCACTCTCAG GGAAGTCCACGCACATCTGGGCCCATGACCTCCCAGGCCTGTTTGAGCAGCGGAGACTACAGCAACAGGCTCCCCTTTCCATCCCCACCAACCGCCTCACCCAGCGCATCATCCCCAG GCGCTTTGCTCTGTCCACCAAGATTCCTGACACCAAAGGCTGCTTGCAGTGTCGTGTGG TGCGGAACCCCTACACGGGCGCCACCTTCCTGCTAGCCGCCCTGCCTGCCAGCCTGCTCCTGCTGCAGTGGTATGAGCCGCTGCAGAAGTTTCTGCTGCTGAAG AACTTCTCCAGCCCCCTGCCCAGCCCGGCTGGGATGCTGGAGCCGCTGGTGCTGGATGGGAAGGAGCTGCCGCAGGTGTGTGTGGGGGCTGAGGGGCCTGAGGGGCCTGGCTGCCGTGTCCTGTTCCATGTCCTGCCCCTGGAGGCTGGGCTGACACCTGACATCCTCGTCCCACCTG AAGGGATCCCAGGCTCGGCCCAGCAGGTGATCCAGGTGGACAGGGACACAGTCCTAGTCAGCTTTGAAC GCTGCGTGAGGATTGTCAACATGCAGGGTGAGCCCACAGCCACACTGGCGCCTGAGCTGACCTTTGACTTCCCCATTGAGACTGTGG TGTGCCTGCAGGACAGCGTGCTGGCCTTCTGGAGCCACGGGATGCAAGGCCGCAGCCTGGACACCAACGAG GTGACCCAGGAGATCACAGATGAAACGAGGATCTTCCGAGTGCTTGGGGCCCACAG AGACATCATCCTGGAGAGCATTCCCACTGACAACCCAGGGGCGCACAGCAACCTCTACATCCTCACAGGCCACCAGAGCACCTACTGA
- the MAP4K2 gene encoding mitogen-activated protein kinase kinase kinase kinase 2 isoform X16: MAPEVAAVERKGGYNELCDVWALGITAIELGELQPPLFHLHPMRALMLMSKSSFQPPKLRDKARWTQNFHHFLKLALTKNPKKRPTAEKLLQHPFTTQQLPRALLTQLLDKASDPHLGTPSPEDCELETYDMFPDTIHSRGQHGPAERTPSEIQFHQVKFGAPRRKETDPLNEPWEEEWTLLGKEDLSGSLLQSVQEALEERSLTIRSVSEFQVPHGKRLELGSRPLQRVRLEWDAVTGRPANGQTGPCPSCQELDSPDDAMGTIKRAPFLGPLPPEPPAEEPLSSPQGTLPPPPPGPNSPPLLPTAWATMKQREDPERSSCHGLPPTPKVHMGACFSKVFNGCPLRIHAAVTWIHPVTRDQFLVVGAEEGIYTLNLHELHEDTLEKLISHRCSWLYCVNNVLLSLSGKSTHIWAHDLPGLFEQRRLQQQAPLSIPTNRLTQRIIPRRFALSTKIPDTKGCLQCRVVRNPYTGATFLLAALPASLLLLQWYEPLQKFLLLKNFSSPLPSPAGMLEPLVLDGKELPQVCVGAEGPEGPGCRVLFHVLPLEAGLTPDILVPPEGIPGSAQQVIQVDRDTVLVSFERCVRIVNMQGEPTATLAPELTFDFPIETVVCLQDSVLAFWSHGMQGRSLDTNECPPPSSQVTQEITDETRIFRVLGAHRDIILESIPTDNPGAHSNLYILTGHQSTY, translated from the exons ATGGCTCCGGAGGTGGCGGCCGTGGAGCGCAAAGGTGGCTACAACGAGCTGTGTGATGTCTGGGCCCTGGGCATCACCGCCATTGAGCTGGGCGAGCTGCAGCCGCCTCTGTTCCACCTGCACCCCATGAG GGCCCTGATGCTCATGTCGAAGAGCAGCTTCCAGCCGCCCAAACTGAGAGATAAGGCTCGCTG GACCCAGAATTTCCACCACTTCCTCAAGCTGGCTCTGACCAAAAATCCCAAGAAGAGGCCGACAGCAGAGAAGCTCCTGCAG CACCCATTCACAACCCAGCAGCTCCCTCGGGCCCTCCTCACACAGCTGCTGGACAAAGCCAGTGACCCTCATCTGGGAACCCCCTCCCCTGAGGACTGTGAGCTGGAG ACCTACGACATGTTTCCAGACACCATTCACTCCCGGGGGCAGCACGGCCCAGCTGAGAGGACCCCTTCGGAGATCCAGT TTCACCAGGTGAAATTTGGCGCCCCACGCAGGAAGGAAACAGACCCACTGAATGAGCCG TGGGAAGAAGAGTGGACACTATTGGGAAAGGAAGATCTGAGTGG GAGCCTGCTGCAGTCGGTCCAGGAAGCCCTGGAGGAAAG GAGCCTGACCATCCGGTCAGTCTCAGAATTCCAGGTGCCACACGGAAAGAGGCTGGAGCTGGGATCCAGGCCGTTGCAGAGGGTGCGATTGGAGTGGGATGCGGTCACAGGACGACCTGCTAACGGCCAGACCGGGCCCTGCCCCTCCTGCCAGGAGCTGGACTCCCCAGACGATGCCATGGGAACCATCAAGCGGGCCCCGTTCCTGGGGCCACTGCCCCCTGAGCCTCCAGCTGAGGAGCCTCTGTCTAGTCCCCAAG GAACCttgcccccacctcctccaggccCCAACAGTCCCCCACTGCTGCCCACGGCCTGGGCCACCATGAAGCAGCGGGAGGATCCTGAG aggTCGTCCTGCCACGGACTCCCCCCAACGCCCAAGGTGCAC ATGGGCGCCTGCTTCTCCAAGGTCTTTAACGGCTGCCCCCTGCGGATCCATGCTGCTGTCACTTGGATTCACCCTGTGACTCGGG ACCAGTTCCTGGTGGTGGGGGCCGAGGAGGGCATCTACACTCTCAACCTGCATGAACTGCATGAGGATACGCTGGAGAAG CTGATTTCACACCGCTGCTCCTGGCTCTACTGCGTGAACAACGTGCTGCTGTCACTCTCAG GGAAGTCCACGCACATCTGGGCCCATGACCTCCCAGGCCTGTTTGAGCAGCGGAGACTACAGCAACAGGCTCCCCTTTCCATCCCCACCAACCGCCTCACCCAGCGCATCATCCCCAG GCGCTTTGCTCTGTCCACCAAGATTCCTGACACCAAAGGCTGCTTGCAGTGTCGTGTGG TGCGGAACCCCTACACGGGCGCCACCTTCCTGCTAGCCGCCCTGCCTGCCAGCCTGCTCCTGCTGCAGTGGTATGAGCCGCTGCAGAAGTTTCTGCTGCTGAAG AACTTCTCCAGCCCCCTGCCCAGCCCGGCTGGGATGCTGGAGCCGCTGGTGCTGGATGGGAAGGAGCTGCCGCAGGTGTGTGTGGGGGCTGAGGGGCCTGAGGGGCCTGGCTGCCGTGTCCTGTTCCATGTCCTGCCCCTGGAGGCTGGGCTGACACCTGACATCCTCGTCCCACCTG AAGGGATCCCAGGCTCGGCCCAGCAGGTGATCCAGGTGGACAGGGACACAGTCCTAGTCAGCTTTGAAC GCTGCGTGAGGATTGTCAACATGCAGGGTGAGCCCACAGCCACACTGGCGCCTGAGCTGACCTTTGACTTCCCCATTGAGACTGTGG TGTGCCTGCAGGACAGCGTGCTGGCCTTCTGGAGCCACGGGATGCAAGGCCGCAGCCTGGACACCAACGAG TGCCCCCCACCATCTTCCCAGGTGACCCAGGAGATCACAGATGAAACGAGGATCTTCCGAGTGCTTGGGGCCCACAG AGACATCATCCTGGAGAGCATTCCCACTGACAACCCAGGGGCGCACAGCAACCTCTACATCCTCACAGGCCACCAGAGCACCTACTGA
- the MAP4K2 gene encoding mitogen-activated protein kinase kinase kinase kinase 2 isoform X22, with protein MAPEVAAVERKGGYNELCDVWALGITAIELGELQPPLFHLHPMRALMLMSKSSFQPPKLRDKARWTQNFHHFLKLALTKNPKKRPTAEKLLQHPFTTQQLPRALLTQLLDKASDPHLGTPSPEDCELETYDMFPDTIHSRGQHGPAERTPSEIQFHQVKFGAPRRKETDPLNEPWEEEWTLLGKEDLSGSLLQSVQEALEERSLTIRSVSEFQELDSPDDAMGTIKRAPFLGPLPPEPPAEEPLSSPQGTLPPPPPGPNSPPLLPTAWATMKQREDPERSSCHGLPPTPKVHMGACFSKVFNGCPLRIHAAVTWIHPVTRDQFLVVGAEEGIYTLNLHELHEDTLEKLISHRCSWLYCVNNVLLSLSGKSTHIWAHDLPGLFEQRRLQQQAPLSIPTNRLTQRIIPRRFALSTKIPDTKGCLQCRVVRNPYTGATFLLAALPASLLLLQWYEPLQKFLLLKNFSSPLPSPAGMLEPLVLDGKELPQVCVGAEGPEGPGCRVLFHVLPLEAGLTPDILVPPEGIPGSAQQVIQVDRDTVLVSFERCVRIVNMQGEPTATLAPELTFDFPIETVVCLQDSVLAFWSHGMQGRSLDTNECPPPSSQVTQEITDETRIFRVLGAHRDIILESIPTDNPGAHSNLYILTGHQSTY; from the exons ATGGCTCCGGAGGTGGCGGCCGTGGAGCGCAAAGGTGGCTACAACGAGCTGTGTGATGTCTGGGCCCTGGGCATCACCGCCATTGAGCTGGGCGAGCTGCAGCCGCCTCTGTTCCACCTGCACCCCATGAG GGCCCTGATGCTCATGTCGAAGAGCAGCTTCCAGCCGCCCAAACTGAGAGATAAGGCTCGCTG GACCCAGAATTTCCACCACTTCCTCAAGCTGGCTCTGACCAAAAATCCCAAGAAGAGGCCGACAGCAGAGAAGCTCCTGCAG CACCCATTCACAACCCAGCAGCTCCCTCGGGCCCTCCTCACACAGCTGCTGGACAAAGCCAGTGACCCTCATCTGGGAACCCCCTCCCCTGAGGACTGTGAGCTGGAG ACCTACGACATGTTTCCAGACACCATTCACTCCCGGGGGCAGCACGGCCCAGCTGAGAGGACCCCTTCGGAGATCCAGT TTCACCAGGTGAAATTTGGCGCCCCACGCAGGAAGGAAACAGACCCACTGAATGAGCCG TGGGAAGAAGAGTGGACACTATTGGGAAAGGAAGATCTGAGTGG GAGCCTGCTGCAGTCGGTCCAGGAAGCCCTGGAGGAAAG GAGCCTGACCATCCGGTCAGTCTCAGAATTCCAG GAGCTGGACTCCCCAGACGATGCCATGGGAACCATCAAGCGGGCCCCGTTCCTGGGGCCACTGCCCCCTGAGCCTCCAGCTGAGGAGCCTCTGTCTAGTCCCCAAG GAACCttgcccccacctcctccaggccCCAACAGTCCCCCACTGCTGCCCACGGCCTGGGCCACCATGAAGCAGCGGGAGGATCCTGAG aggTCGTCCTGCCACGGACTCCCCCCAACGCCCAAGGTGCAC ATGGGCGCCTGCTTCTCCAAGGTCTTTAACGGCTGCCCCCTGCGGATCCATGCTGCTGTCACTTGGATTCACCCTGTGACTCGGG ACCAGTTCCTGGTGGTGGGGGCCGAGGAGGGCATCTACACTCTCAACCTGCATGAACTGCATGAGGATACGCTGGAGAAG CTGATTTCACACCGCTGCTCCTGGCTCTACTGCGTGAACAACGTGCTGCTGTCACTCTCAG GGAAGTCCACGCACATCTGGGCCCATGACCTCCCAGGCCTGTTTGAGCAGCGGAGACTACAGCAACAGGCTCCCCTTTCCATCCCCACCAACCGCCTCACCCAGCGCATCATCCCCAG GCGCTTTGCTCTGTCCACCAAGATTCCTGACACCAAAGGCTGCTTGCAGTGTCGTGTGG TGCGGAACCCCTACACGGGCGCCACCTTCCTGCTAGCCGCCCTGCCTGCCAGCCTGCTCCTGCTGCAGTGGTATGAGCCGCTGCAGAAGTTTCTGCTGCTGAAG AACTTCTCCAGCCCCCTGCCCAGCCCGGCTGGGATGCTGGAGCCGCTGGTGCTGGATGGGAAGGAGCTGCCGCAGGTGTGTGTGGGGGCTGAGGGGCCTGAGGGGCCTGGCTGCCGTGTCCTGTTCCATGTCCTGCCCCTGGAGGCTGGGCTGACACCTGACATCCTCGTCCCACCTG AAGGGATCCCAGGCTCGGCCCAGCAGGTGATCCAGGTGGACAGGGACACAGTCCTAGTCAGCTTTGAAC GCTGCGTGAGGATTGTCAACATGCAGGGTGAGCCCACAGCCACACTGGCGCCTGAGCTGACCTTTGACTTCCCCATTGAGACTGTGG TGTGCCTGCAGGACAGCGTGCTGGCCTTCTGGAGCCACGGGATGCAAGGCCGCAGCCTGGACACCAACGAG TGCCCCCCACCATCTTCCCAGGTGACCCAGGAGATCACAGATGAAACGAGGATCTTCCGAGTGCTTGGGGCCCACAG AGACATCATCCTGGAGAGCATTCCCACTGACAACCCAGGGGCGCACAGCAACCTCTACATCCTCACAGGCCACCAGAGCACCTACTGA